The following proteins are co-located in the Stegostoma tigrinum isolate sSteTig4 chromosome 39, sSteTig4.hap1, whole genome shotgun sequence genome:
- the clasrp gene encoding CLK4-associating serine/arginine rich protein isoform X3, with product MQQEIAMHYPSLLLPRLSDTLMPKWTRLAEKKASIGYTYDDSSVTTDEKIEERDEDEEEDSDEKSDSDEEIPDIDVEVDVDELNSEQTLELNKLATTYGMSEGDFVRMLRKDKEEVEAIKHAKALEEEKAMYSGRRSRRQRREFREKRLKGRKISPPSYARRDSPTYDPYKRSQSESSSGTRSRSRSNSPAHEEKITYITSFGGSEDEGASAAQAGVATAKTPLSRHRTSNSLQSSGTGHTSSSRRRSSSSSRSSRSRSGSRNHHSRRHRRSSRYSRSRSRNRHYSGSHGRYGRGCSRDGRRCSRSQSRSADRMRYVSSRSRGRRSRSRSHSRSGDRYRRSSRTSYSSSRRWNSSSRSSSDSMSGSQSQSKSLSPVKENLGKVAASPAMGEKLKKSDTPVGKESGAAKPKLTPQEKLKLRMQKALNKQFKADKKAAQEKQMQQEQERQEREDELRAMARKIRLKERERRDKERDEWEKEYPRRSRSCSPRHGRDYSSSSRRRSRSRSRSPHHRH from the exons ATGCAACAGGAAATAGCTATGCATTATCCCTCTCTTTTGTTGCCCAGACTCTCTGATACCTTAATGCCCAAATGGACCAG ACTGGCAGAAAAGAAAGCTTCCATTGGCTACACTTACGATGACAGCTCAGTAACCACAGATGAAAAGATTGAGGAGAGGGACGAAGATGAAGAGGAAGATTCAGATGAGAAGAGTGACTCGGATGAAGAGATCCCAGACATAG ATGTTGAAGTGGATGTTGATGAATTAAACTCTGAACAAACTTTGGAGCTGAACAAACTCGCTACCACTTATGGAATGTCTGAGGGTGACTTTGTCAG GATGCTGCGTAAGGACAAAGAGGAGGTGGAGGCAATTAAACATGCCAAGGCCCTGGAGGAGGAGAAGGCGATGTACTCG GGACGAAGGTCACGACGGCAAAGAAGAGAATTCAGAGAAAAGCGTTTGAAGGGGAGGAAAATCAGCCCACCCAG CTATGCAAGGAGGGACAGCCCAACGTATGATCCATATAAAAG GTCACAGTCTGAATCCAGCTCAGGGACGAGATCACGGTCACGCTCGAACTCCCCAGCCCACGAGGAGAAGATCACTTACATCACAAGTTTTGGGGGCAGTGAGGATGAGGGCGCATCAGCTGCACAGGCAGGAGTGGCCACAGCCAAGACCCCATTGAGCAGGCACCGGACTTCCAATTCGCTGCAAAGCTCTGGCACAGGTCATACCAGCTCTTCCCG GCGTcgttcctcttcctcttccaggtCTTCCAGATCTCGGTCCGGTTCTCGTAACCACCATTCCCGCAGGCATCGGCGATCAAGCCGCTACTCACGCTCCCGTTCACGCAACAGGCACTACTCTGGGTCCCACGGGCGGTACGGCAGGGGGTGTTCCCGGGACGGGCGCCGCTGCTCACGCTCACAGTCTCGTTCAGCCGACAGGATGCGATACGTCAGCTCCCGCAGCCGTGGCAGGCGATCCAG ATCAAGGAGTCATTCGCGTTCAGGTGACCGTTATCGCCGGAGCAGCAGGACAAGCTACAGCTCGAGTCGACGTTGGAACAGCAGCAGTCGGAGCAGCAGTGACAGTATGAGTGGCTCCCAGAGTCAGAGCAAATCTTTGTCCCCCGTCAAAGAGAACCTGGGAAAAGTGGCTGCTTCACCCGCCATGGGCGAGAAATTGAAAAA gtcTGACACTCCTGTGGGTAAAGAGTCCGGAGCTGCCAAA CCAAAGCTGACACCACAGGAAAAGCTGAAACTCCGCATGCAGAAGGCGCTGAATAAACAGT TTAAAGCTGACAAGAAAGCGGCTCAGGAGAAACAGATGCAGCAAGAACAGGAGCGACAG GAGCGTGAAGATGAACTACGAGCCATGGCTCGAAAGATCCGACTAAA GGAGCGAGAACGCAGAGATAAAGAAAGGGACGAGTGGGAGAAGGAATACCCGAGAAGGAGCCGTTCATGCTCCCCAAGACATG GCCGTGATTACAGCAGCTCATCACGAAG ACGTTCTCGCTCGCGTTCAAGAAGCCCTCACCATCGTCATTAG